The following is a genomic window from Pseudothermotoga thermarum DSM 5069.
TTTTGAAAAGGACGATCATTCGTTCTGGAAATGCCGAGGATATAACTGGCAGCGATGTCATAATAATTACCGCTGGAGCGTCTCAAAAAGAAGGTGAGACCAGATTACAGCTTCTTGATCGAAACGTTGGCATAATTCAAAAGATAGCAGATGAAATAAAACAATATTCACCGCAGAGCATCGTGATAAATGTCACAAATCCTGTGGATGTACTCACCTATGTCTTGTGGAAAAGATTGGAAACAGATTCAGCAAAAGTCTTGGGAACCGGTACTATCTTGGACACAGCACGCTTGAGATCTTTAATAGGTATTAATTGCCAGGTTTCACCAGTTAGTGTTCACGCATATGTGATAGGAGAACATGGTGATTCAGAGGTAGTTGCTTGGTCAGCCGCTACAATTGGAGGAGTTAAGATTAAAGAATTTTGTAATTGTTGTGATCGAAAAAATTGTTTAGGTTTAGAAAAAATAGAAGAAGAAGTAAGAAATGCTGCCTACGAAATAATAAAACGAAAAGGTGCGACAAATTACGCAATTGCACAAGCAACTGCTAATTTTGTTGAAAGCATACTAAAAGATGAACAAAGAGTCTGGACTCCCTCGGTATTGTACGAAGATATCTACATAGGTTATCCAGCCATAGTGGGGCGACAAGGTGTACAACGAATAATTCCTCTTCAGTTATCAAGGGAGGAAGAGCAGAAATTCATTCACTCGTGTGAGATAATAAGAAACACGCTGAGGCAATTGAAGGCTTAGCGATGTGGTAGCTTTTTGAGGAGGAAAATCACATGATATTCTGTTGCTTTTATGGGAGTGGAGTATGAACTTCAAAACGAAGTTAATCGTAGGTGGTTCGCTGCTTGTGGGTAGCTGGATCTTAGTTGTTTTGATGTTTTTGGGGATAATACCGTTGTCTTTTGTCTTGAGCTTTGTCATCTATGGAGCTTCCGTTGCAGGCTTGTTCATAGGTATGTTGGGTGTTTTCGAATACGTTAGAATCCAGCGAGCAAGAGGAAAAAAGAATGATGAAGACGACGAAAATAGGATCGACAAAATGTTTTGAGCTATTTAGTGTTAATTGAAAGGGGTTGCCTTGGCAACCCTTTTTTCATTTGATATATTTGTGTATCATAAAACATGGGGGGATTTCATGTGAATTTTGAAAAACCCATCTTGGTGCTGAGTGCCTGTTTGGACCTTCAGCCAGTCAGATACAACGGTCAATTAGTGAAAGATGAGTTTGTTTTGAAGTTGAGAGATTTTTGTCAAGTTATAACAGTTTGTCCAGAAGTTTCAATTGGACTTGGAGTACCTAGGGAAAAAATCATCGTGTACGTTGAAGATGGCATTTATAAAGTTTCCCAGCCAGCAACTGGAAGGGATTTGACAAATGAACTGAACGACTTTGCCGAAAAATTTATAGAAAATTTGAAAGAAGTAGATGGCTTTTTGCTGAAGAGCAAATCACCTTCCTGCGGGGTTTCAAACACGTTGGTTTACAAAGATTCTCAAGGTTTGTTTTTCCACAGCAAAGGCAAAGGACTTTTTGCGATGAAGGTTTTGAAGACTTTTCCACTTGTTCCAGTAGAAGATGAAGGAAGGTTGAAAAATCCTTCTATAAAGGACCATTTTCTCACAAGGCTTTTTTCGCTCGCACACTGGAGGGTTTTCAGCAAACAGGTTAACAGCATAAAAGATCTTTACGAATTTCACAGAAGGTACAAGTATCTGCTCATGGTTCACAGCCAGCAGATGTTGAGAAAAATGGGAAAGCTTTTGGCAAATTACAGCAAAGAACAAGATTTGCAAAAGATTGTAAATGAGTATGGTGAAATGTTTAAGTTGGCTCTTTGCAAAAAGCCAACGGTTGGTAGTCACATCAACGTTATGATGCACATTTTTGGGCATTTTTCAGACTTTATCAACCAATCTGAAAAAAGGCATTTTTTGAACGTATTGCAAAAACTTAGAGAAGGAAAAATTCCCATCACCGTCCCAAGGGAAATTCTCAGAAGTTGGGCATATAGATTTGACGATAAATACGTGCTTTCACAAGTTTACTTGAATCCATACCCGCAGGAGTTGGAATAGAAATGACTTTCAACGAAGGTTTGGTTCTACCTTCTGTCTCAACAACGCAAGATATGTACGAACAAAGAGAACCGATCCTCTTATTTGAAGAAGCTCTTCGGCAGATAGATTTGGAAAGTAATAATTCCTCAGCAATTCAAAGGTGTAAAGATCTTGCTTTTCGTTACCAATATCATCATACAGTTTTGCTAGGAATGAGAAGCTGTCTGCATCAACCAATATGTGACCAAGTCCAAGCGAGATAGAAAGAATTTTTCCACCATTTATTTCAGCTCTGAAAGAGGCTGGAAAAAGTCTTGATTCTTTGTACATGATTGCAAGAACAAGTTCGGTTGGTATCGAGTTGAGATTTACCCTCGATGTGAAGAACCCTGAACCACTTTGGTAAGATTGCATTTCAAAGGTATAACTCTCCGCTATTTCCACAAGTGTTTTGGCATACTCATAAATTGCCTTTTCAGAAAGCTCATCCTCGAAGTATTTCTCGTACCAAGTTCGAAACAATCCAATCGTTGAATAATCGTGCTTTATCAGTTCATAGACTCTCTTTGACAGGTCCTCATTGCTAACTTTCTGTGGGTTTAGATGGTCCAAAGGCAGAGGCTTGTTAAAATAATCCACAAAGTCGGTTGAGGAGTTGTTCGAGAAAAGCACCGATTTAAAATAATCAATAATTCTTGTATCATAAACTGTGGGTTCTCTGAGTGCTACGAACGTTGGCAAGTCAATTTTTCCTAAAAAATAGAGGTAACTGTTCCACACATCGTCATCGTAGTTGGTTTCATCGATCAATCCGACAAGTTGTTCGACGGACCAATTATGCCCCTTGTTGTACGCGATGGCAATACATCGAACAAGATGCTCGTCCAAAGCTGGTGTATACTGCAACTGAACGCATGTTGTAAGCAAAAGAATTGTTGGTAAAATAAAGATAAACCAATATCGATTCATATCACCCTGTATTATATATTGGTTGCCAAAAATTTCAAAAGGGTGGGTGAAGGGATGTCAGATGTCTATTTTATCGAAAGGGATCCTTATGCGCCGATAAGACATTGTTATCCTGTGTCCAAGGTCTTGTACGAGGCAAAGAGCGAATATCAAGACATTTTGGTCTTTGAATCTCCAAAGTTTGGAAAGGTTTTAGTACTCGACGGGGTTGCCCAATTCGACGAAAAGTTTGAGTTCATCTACCACGAATTTATGGCGCATGTTCCTTTGTGCGCTCACCCAAATCCCGAAACGGTGTTGATAATCGGAGGAGGGGATGGAGGAGTTTTAAGGGAAGTTCTAAAACACCCGGAAGTTAAAAGGGCTGTCCTTGTGGATATCGACAAAGAAGTGATAGAAACATCGAAAAAATTCTTCCCAACACTCGCTGTGGCTTTTGAAGACGAAAGAACGGAAATTCTTTGTGAAGACGGTTTTGCCTACATGCAAAGACACAAAAACGAATTTGACGTTATCATCGTTGATTCAACCGATCCAGTTGGAATTGCAAGCAGTTTGACGACGGAACAGTTCTTCAAATACGTTTACGAAGCCTTGAAAGATGATGGAATATACGTCGGTCAAACCGAGTCGATATATTACCATCTGGAAATAGTTAGAAAAATTCAGCACGAGCTAAAGAAAGTTTTTCCAGTTGTGGATCTTTATACAGCCGTTATACCAGGATATGCTGGTTATTGGTGGACGATATCTGTTGGTTCCAAAAAATACCAAGTGAGAGAGCCACTCAGGGAATTAAAAGCACCGACGAAACTTTACAGCGCGGATATGCACAAACACGCGTTTTTGCCGCAAAGTTTTTACAAAAAATTGCTCAGTGGAGAATACAATCCATAAAGAGTGTGGAAGATTTGAAAAGACAGCAGGGTTTAAGTCCTGCTGTTTTTGTTCTGAAAAAAGCTAAAATTGATCAAGGGATGACAACAATGACGCAAGGCATACTTGGCGCAGACGTCTTAGTGCAGATTGGAATTGTGGTCAAAGATATAGAGAAAACAGCAAAAGATTATGCGGAATTTTTCGGGGTCGAGGTTCCGCAGATAATTGAAACCGATGAGTGGGAGAAAGCTCACACCGAATACAATGGTCATCCAACGAAAGCTCGTGCAAAGCTTGTCTTTTTCAAAAATTTCAAAAACATCGAAATCGAGTTGATTCAACCGAATGAAAATCCTTCTACGTGGAGAGAATTTTTGGACAAACATGGAGAAGGAATTCACCATGTAGCTATTTTGGTGAAGAACATGGATGAAAAATTGGAAAGCCTCAAGAAGATCGGAATCGGTGTTCTTCAAAAAGGTGATTACGAAGGTGGTAGGTATGCCTACGTGAACAGCGTTGAGAAGCTGAAATTCATATTGGAACTTTTGGAGAATTATTGAGGGGTGTTGTCAATGAAGACCATTTTGACTTTGTTTGGCGATCATTACCACGACCGTGAGAATCTCTTCAACGCCTTCAGGACTGTTCTTGAAGTGGCTGTCAAGGATTGGATATTAGTCGATACAACTGTTGAAGACTTTGAATCTTTTTTGGATCAGCAACCAACCGTTGTTGTCATAGCAAGGGAAAACAGAATAAATCCAGAGGAGAAAGATGTCAAATACTGGATGACTCAACAAATTGAAGAAAAGATAAAAGATTATGTTCAAAACGGTGGGAGGCTTTTCGTGTGGCATTCCGGCTTGGCTTCTTATCCGGAAAACGGCGTGTATTGTTCTTTGGTTAAAGGTTATTTCAAATATCATCCAGACAAACAAAAGCTCGTTCGGTATCATTCCGATGGCAAACTTGTTTTTGGCAAACAGAAGGTGAACTTTTCGATCTTGGATGAGCACTATTTTGTTTACTGCGATGAAAAAAGCACCAATGTTTATCTGTACTCAGAGTCGGAGGATGGAAAATCCTTAGCTGGTTGGTGGCATAACTTTGGAAAAGGAAAGGTGGTAGTACTTACACCTGCGCATAGCAAAGACGGACTTTTCGATGAAAACTTTCAGATTCTGCTGAAAATGGTGGTCGAAGAACTTTTTGACTAAGTCATCCGCGGGGTCACAGTATGATGTTATTCTCGGGAGGAGTGCGATGGATGATGTGTTGAAGTGGGTCTTGTTGATTTTATCTTGTCAAGCATTAAATCTGCTCACCAACTTTGTTCACAGAAATATTCGAAAGTTCGTGAAGGTCTTTGTCAGCGCCTTGCTCGTTTTTGGCTTGGGTTTTTTGTTGCTTCAGTTTCTAAGATTTGAGGGCAAAGTCTTCTATTTTGATTTGTTTGTTCTAAACTCCTTTCGATTCGGCATTTTGCTTGATCTTTTTTCGATAATTTTTCTATCGATCCTCTCGATTGTGTATTTGCTTGTTTTGATTCGTTATCTCCCACAACTTGTATCAGATCGTGGTTATTCGTTCTTGATGGATCTTTTTATACTCTTCGCATCGATTGTGGTTTTGGCTCCGAATTATCTTCAGCTTCTTGTTGGTATGGAACTTGTCGGTATTGTAGAGGTGTTTTTGATCAGCAATGGGTTGAGGAACAAAAGGCAAGCTTCAAACGTTTATCTGTACTTTAAGTTTGCGGATGTGTTCTATATAACGGGAATGTTGATTCTGTTTGCCTTGTTTGATTCTTTCGATTTTCTGCCATCCTTTGCCAATCTTTCAGCAAACAACTTGATAGCTGTTTCTGCTGCTTGGCTGTTTCTGATAGTTGCCGCTTTTATAAAGGCAGCACAGTTTCCATTTTATGAATGGCTCTACAATTCAGTAGCAGCACCAATTTCGGCATTCATTTTCATCATGATTTTCAAAAGCGGTGTTCTTATAATCTTACGTTCCTTCCCATTGCTTATGGCGTGGCAGAGTTTTCACGATACAACCTTTGTCTGGCGGACTTTAACTTGGACTGGAGCAGTTGGCTCGATTGTTGCCGGTGTCCACGGTCTTTTTCAGAGAGAACACATGAAGATTTTTGCGTTCTCTTCTGCCAGTCAATACGGCTTGATTTTTGCAAGTTTTGGTTTAGCTGGACTTTCCAGAAATCCAACGATTGGTGTAGCTGGAGCGGTTTTTCATGTTTTGACTTATTCGTTTAGTAAGTCTGCGTTGATTTTTTCTTACGATGTAAAGGCTCTCAACTATAAAGTTCACAAAGTACTGCTTTTAAGTACGGTTTTGATTTTTACGGGTCTGCCGTTTGCATCCGG
Proteins encoded in this region:
- a CDS encoding L-lactate dehydrogenase, with the translated sequence MKLSIYGAGRVGATTAFAILEKRLFDEIVLVDINKSLAEGEAMDLLHSTPFLKRTIIRSGNAEDITGSDVIIITAGASQKEGETRLQLLDRNVGIIQKIADEIKQYSPQSIVINVTNPVDVLTYVLWKRLETDSAKVLGTGTILDTARLRSLIGINCQVSPVSVHAYVIGEHGDSEVVAWSAATIGGVKIKEFCNCCDRKNCLGLEKIEEEVRNAAYEIIKRKGATNYAIAQATANFVESILKDEQRVWTPSVLYEDIYIGYPAIVGRQGVQRIIPLQLSREEEQKFIHSCEIIRNTLRQLKA
- a CDS encoding YbgA family protein; this translates as MNFEKPILVLSACLDLQPVRYNGQLVKDEFVLKLRDFCQVITVCPEVSIGLGVPREKIIVYVEDGIYKVSQPATGRDLTNELNDFAEKFIENLKEVDGFLLKSKSPSCGVSNTLVYKDSQGLFFHSKGKGLFAMKVLKTFPLVPVEDEGRLKNPSIKDHFLTRLFSLAHWRVFSKQVNSIKDLYEFHRRYKYLLMVHSQQMLRKMGKLLANYSKEQDLQKIVNEYGEMFKLALCKKPTVGSHINVMMHIFGHFSDFINQSEKRHFLNVLQKLREGKIPITVPREILRSWAYRFDDKYVLSQVYLNPYPQELE
- the speE gene encoding polyamine aminopropyltransferase, producing the protein MSDVYFIERDPYAPIRHCYPVSKVLYEAKSEYQDILVFESPKFGKVLVLDGVAQFDEKFEFIYHEFMAHVPLCAHPNPETVLIIGGGDGGVLREVLKHPEVKRAVLVDIDKEVIETSKKFFPTLAVAFEDERTEILCEDGFAYMQRHKNEFDVIIVDSTDPVGIASSLTTEQFFKYVYEALKDDGIYVGQTESIYYHLEIVRKIQHELKKVFPVVDLYTAVIPGYAGYWWTISVGSKKYQVREPLRELKAPTKLYSADMHKHAFLPQSFYKKLLSGEYNP
- a CDS encoding VOC family protein, which codes for MEDLKRQQGLSPAVFVLKKAKIDQGMTTMTQGILGADVLVQIGIVVKDIEKTAKDYAEFFGVEVPQIIETDEWEKAHTEYNGHPTKARAKLVFFKNFKNIEIELIQPNENPSTWREFLDKHGEGIHHVAILVKNMDEKLESLKKIGIGVLQKGDYEGGRYAYVNSVEKLKFILELLENY
- a CDS encoding ThuA domain-containing protein encodes the protein MKTILTLFGDHYHDRENLFNAFRTVLEVAVKDWILVDTTVEDFESFLDQQPTVVVIARENRINPEEKDVKYWMTQQIEEKIKDYVQNGGRLFVWHSGLASYPENGVYCSLVKGYFKYHPDKQKLVRYHSDGKLVFGKQKVNFSILDEHYFVYCDEKSTNVYLYSESEDGKSLAGWWHNFGKGKVVVLTPAHSKDGLFDENFQILLKMVVEELFD
- a CDS encoding proton-conducting transporter transmembrane domain-containing protein; protein product: MDDVLKWVLLILSCQALNLLTNFVHRNIRKFVKVFVSALLVFGLGFLLLQFLRFEGKVFYFDLFVLNSFRFGILLDLFSIIFLSILSIVYLLVLIRYLPQLVSDRGYSFLMDLFILFASIVVLAPNYLQLLVGMELVGIVEVFLISNGLRNKRQASNVYLYFKFADVFYITGMLILFALFDSFDFLPSFANLSANNLIAVSAAWLFLIVAAFIKAAQFPFYEWLYNSVAAPISAFIFIMIFKSGVLIILRSFPLLMAWQSFHDTTFVWRTLTWTGAVGSIVAGVHGLFQREHMKIFAFSSASQYGLIFASFGLAGLSRNPTIGVAGAVFHVLTYSFSKSALIFSYDVKALNYKVHKVLLLSTVLIFTGLPFASGTFWSKEFILELALETQNLAIFTLVLLSTILTIGYSLRIYWEYDFNRDKGKLIGFSMVLPSLILMMAAVFANKSFGYSLKKLIGYLFGFPTYQYHTLLLPILPITVYVFGIFMSVVLARKTSTLHASSVGTILNENMSLLSNMAKKVFQSVSNGFGSLESSIDGFNIGVATFVNEIFSCLRKSESKLNQSTLMFTIGLFALILFTVLLLFR